From the Anopheles cruzii unplaced genomic scaffold, idAnoCruzAS_RS32_06 scaffold02424_ctg1, whole genome shotgun sequence genome, the window TTCAACGAGTTTACGGGTTATATGGCACCGCGGGATGAAAGTTGTGTCGCTCAGCTGCAATCCGTACATCCGCTTAAGCAATCGGAGCAAAATGTAAGTGTTTCTTTCTTGTCCTCCGGAGCGACCAGAAGGAATATGGTTTTCATATGTGATGTTCTTTCAGTACGCCCAACATTCTCACAACCTCAACATGCAGATGCTTCGTAAACGCGAAGGGCTGGCGGCCCCACTCAAACTGACGATGGAGCTGAAGGCGGTCTCGAAAGTCGGTCatcttccgttccttccgtcCACCAACGTGGCTCGGGACGTGCTGACTGGACGGGATGAAATGATCGAGTTTTCGGACATTTACAACACGGAAGAGCATCAAGAGATCATGCGTCAACCCCACGCCGTTATGGAGAAAACGTTGGGTATTCATTAAGGGTcaccgcaaacaaaaaaatatatgaataAATCGTTCTATCAGTTGGCGAGTAATCAATAAGTCGGCGAGTAATTTGGGCTTCAATCAGGAGAAACGTATTACTGGGGGGGCCGGGAGAAACgtatatcgtagcgtgtggaccgggcttaagaCTAGGGAGTGATTAGAGAAGtcaaatttggtgttttcttttttgttaatatgtcgcatttttgtaataaaagatGTACTCTTACTATTTACCACACTAGCAACGCACTGCGTCTTCTATAAACCTTATTAAGTTCACTAGATGTTTGTTGTAACAACGATGCACATGTCTTAGTACACATTGCATTTCATTAGTTCGCTGCTGCGGTTTGATTTTGCTATAGTTCCAA encodes:
- the LOC128276769 gene encoding proteasome maturation protein-like, with product MESSIKVTPKMPTTFNEFTGYMAPRDESCVAQLQSVHPLKQSEQNYAQHSHNLNMQMLRKREGLAAPLKLTMELKAVSKVGHLPFLPSTNVARDVLTGRDEMIEFSDIYNTEEHQEIMRQPHAVMEKTLGIH